A stretch of the Lolium perenne isolate Kyuss_39 chromosome 3, Kyuss_2.0, whole genome shotgun sequence genome encodes the following:
- the LOC127342463 gene encoding uncharacterized protein isoform X2 produces the protein MDNFFNSVFSAAAAGEHEEEEGAEEEEEQAAERDGGGDSGGGWSFGGLMKTLAEEIEGQREEQEEGGQEEAAAEVQGEEGGGWSFGGLIKTLAEELPQQQEEEESVEEEEEDDEQEAEAATEEEGVSGGGWSFGGLMKTFASRSESVLEGYRRDLQDLGSGLREETTALRAAAARAAAALPGALEAGASVASDRLESVGQAVDDLGAAAAGLLSHANEALRSVDADGEDGAVDGSPQLSDPASGASWRSSLPSKKYTRFEAQVLALRAEPTTFTEEPEDAEGFTKWQEAFSLDQRKEEIEAVLQESPGLESFVERLVPSVVAYDMFWCRYFFAVDKLRQAEDARTKLVSRAMSKEDEEELSWEVDDDEDDNKADHKEGTSTIPDKKDGEQIGDSISHEAQNEGKQEAVNDKYAAEDQGTISVAAKDDNGESSGEASTPKSSNGTGLEEKTEAGDSSKESDLSLVSRPSAQEEDLSWDEIEDVGDQDEKKGGSPRASPSGKAEDIRKRLNSLEDDEDLSWDVDE, from the exons ATGGATAATTTCTTCAACTCCGtcttctccgccgccgccgccggcgagcacgaggaagaggagggggcggaggaggaggaggagcaggcggcGGAGAGGGATGGGGGAGGCGATTCAGGTGGCGGGTGGAGCTTCGGTGGGCTGATGAAGACGCTCGCCGAGGAGATCGAGGGGCAGCGGGAAGAGCAGGAGGAGGGCGGACAAGAAGAAGCCGCGGCGGAG GTGCAGGGGGAGGAGGGCGGCGGATGGAGCTTCGGCGGGCTGATCAAGACGCTCGCGGAGGAGCTGCCTCagcagcaggaagaggaggaatccgtggaggaggaggaggaggacgacgagcaaGAAGCCGAGGCGGCGACGGAGGAGGAGGGCGTTTCCGGCGGTGGGTGGAGCTTCGggggattgatgaagaccttcgcGTCGCGGTCAGAGTCGGTGCTCGAGGGCTACCGCCGCGACCTCCAGGACCTCGGGTCCGGCCTCCGCGAGGAGACCACGGCCCTCCGCGCGGCCGCTGCACGGGCCGCGGCAGCCCTGCCCGGCGCGCTCGAGGCCGGCGCGTCCGTCGCCTCCGACAGGCTCGAGTCCGTCGGGCAGGCCGTCGATGACCTCGGGgccgccgcagccggcctcctctcCCACGCCAACGAGGCTCTCCGGTCCGTGGACGCCGACGGCGAGGACGGGGCCGTCGACGGCTCACCCCAACTCTCTGATCCGGCCTCGGGCGCCTCCTGGCGTTCGTCCCTTCCGTCCAAGAAGTACACCCGCTTCGAGGCGCAGGTCCTGGCGCTGCGTGCCGAGCCGACCACCTTCACTGAGGAGCCCGAGGATGCCGAGGGGTTCACCAAGTGGCAGGAGGCGTTCAGCCTTGATCAAAGAAAAGAGGAGATCGAGGCCGTGCTCCAGGAGAGCCCTGGGCTGGAGAGCTTCGTGGAGAGGCTCGTGCCGTCTGTGGTAGCCTATGACATGTTCTGGTGCAGGTATTTCTTTGCTGTCGACAAGCTCAGGCAAGCAGAGGATGCCCGCACCAAACTCGTTAGCAGGGCCATGTCCAAGGAAGACGAGGAAGAGCTCAGCTGGGAGGTCGACGATGACGAGGATGACAATAAAGCTGATCACAAAGAAGGTACTAGCACAATACCCGATAAGAAAGATGGTGAGCAAATTGGTGACTCTATTAGCCATGAAGCACAGAATGAGGGAAAACAAGAAGCAGTGAATGACAAGTATGCAGCTGAAGATCAGGGGACGATTTCGGTAGCAGCAAAGGATGATAATGGTGAATCCAGTGGTGAGGCGTCGACACCAAAGTCGAGCAATGGCACAGGGCTGGAAGAGAAGACTGAAGCTGGTGACTCATCTAAGGAGAGTGATTTATCACTGGTGTCTCGACCATCAGCTCAGGAGGAAGATCTTAGCTGGGACGAGATTGAGGATGTCGGTGATCAAGATGAGAAGAAAGGGGGGAGTCCACGGGCAAGCCCCAGTGGCAAAGCTGAGGATATCCGAAAACGGCTGAACTCTCTGGAAGACGACGAAGACCTCAGTTGGGATGTCGACGAGTAA
- the LOC127342463 gene encoding uncharacterized protein isoform X1, with the protein MDNFFNSVFSAAAAGEHEEEEGAEEEEEQAAERDGGGDSGGGWSFGGLMKTLAEEIEGQREEQEEGGQEEAAAEVQGEEGGQEEAAAEVQGEEGGGWSFGGLIKTLAEELPQQQEEEESVEEEEEDDEQEAEAATEEEGVSGGGWSFGGLMKTFASRSESVLEGYRRDLQDLGSGLREETTALRAAAARAAAALPGALEAGASVASDRLESVGQAVDDLGAAAAGLLSHANEALRSVDADGEDGAVDGSPQLSDPASGASWRSSLPSKKYTRFEAQVLALRAEPTTFTEEPEDAEGFTKWQEAFSLDQRKEEIEAVLQESPGLESFVERLVPSVVAYDMFWCRYFFAVDKLRQAEDARTKLVSRAMSKEDEEELSWEVDDDEDDNKADHKEGTSTIPDKKDGEQIGDSISHEAQNEGKQEAVNDKYAAEDQGTISVAAKDDNGESSGEASTPKSSNGTGLEEKTEAGDSSKESDLSLVSRPSAQEEDLSWDEIEDVGDQDEKKGGSPRASPSGKAEDIRKRLNSLEDDEDLSWDVDE; encoded by the coding sequence ATGGATAATTTCTTCAACTCCGtcttctccgccgccgccgccggcgagcacgaggaagaggagggggcggaggaggaggaggagcaggcggcGGAGAGGGATGGGGGAGGCGATTCAGGTGGCGGGTGGAGCTTCGGTGGGCTGATGAAGACGCTCGCCGAGGAGATCGAGGGGCAGCGGGAAGAGCAGGAGGAGGGCGGACAAGAAGAAGCCGCGGCGGAGGTGCAGGGGGAGGAGGGCGGACAAGAAGAAGCCGCGGCGGAGGTGCAGGGGGAGGAGGGCGGCGGATGGAGCTTCGGCGGGCTGATCAAGACGCTCGCGGAGGAGCTGCCTCagcagcaggaagaggaggaatccgtggaggaggaggaggaggacgacgagcaaGAAGCCGAGGCGGCGACGGAGGAGGAGGGCGTTTCCGGCGGTGGGTGGAGCTTCGggggattgatgaagaccttcgcGTCGCGGTCAGAGTCGGTGCTCGAGGGCTACCGCCGCGACCTCCAGGACCTCGGGTCCGGCCTCCGCGAGGAGACCACGGCCCTCCGCGCGGCCGCTGCACGGGCCGCGGCAGCCCTGCCCGGCGCGCTCGAGGCCGGCGCGTCCGTCGCCTCCGACAGGCTCGAGTCCGTCGGGCAGGCCGTCGATGACCTCGGGgccgccgcagccggcctcctctcCCACGCCAACGAGGCTCTCCGGTCCGTGGACGCCGACGGCGAGGACGGGGCCGTCGACGGCTCACCCCAACTCTCTGATCCGGCCTCGGGCGCCTCCTGGCGTTCGTCCCTTCCGTCCAAGAAGTACACCCGCTTCGAGGCGCAGGTCCTGGCGCTGCGTGCCGAGCCGACCACCTTCACTGAGGAGCCCGAGGATGCCGAGGGGTTCACCAAGTGGCAGGAGGCGTTCAGCCTTGATCAAAGAAAAGAGGAGATCGAGGCCGTGCTCCAGGAGAGCCCTGGGCTGGAGAGCTTCGTGGAGAGGCTCGTGCCGTCTGTGGTAGCCTATGACATGTTCTGGTGCAGGTATTTCTTTGCTGTCGACAAGCTCAGGCAAGCAGAGGATGCCCGCACCAAACTCGTTAGCAGGGCCATGTCCAAGGAAGACGAGGAAGAGCTCAGCTGGGAGGTCGACGATGACGAGGATGACAATAAAGCTGATCACAAAGAAGGTACTAGCACAATACCCGATAAGAAAGATGGTGAGCAAATTGGTGACTCTATTAGCCATGAAGCACAGAATGAGGGAAAACAAGAAGCAGTGAATGACAAGTATGCAGCTGAAGATCAGGGGACGATTTCGGTAGCAGCAAAGGATGATAATGGTGAATCCAGTGGTGAGGCGTCGACACCAAAGTCGAGCAATGGCACAGGGCTGGAAGAGAAGACTGAAGCTGGTGACTCATCTAAGGAGAGTGATTTATCACTGGTGTCTCGACCATCAGCTCAGGAGGAAGATCTTAGCTGGGACGAGATTGAGGATGTCGGTGATCAAGATGAGAAGAAAGGGGGGAGTCCACGGGCAAGCCCCAGTGGCAAAGCTGAGGATATCCGAAAACGGCTGAACTCTCTGGAAGACGACGAAGACCTCAGTTGGGATGTCGACGAGTAA
- the LOC139837997 gene encoding uncharacterized protein produces the protein MPETEYWRMHFDGSKLKEGLGAGVVITSPKGGNLRYVLQIHFRASNNVAEYEALVHGLKVAKEVGVCRIICYGDSDLVVQQCSGVWDAKDANMASYRFYVQQIAGFFEGCEFHHVTRAENEAANTLSKLGSSRQEIPHGIALSHLRKPSIKPSSESKSIFIPESHGVPMDIDKVNPGTASSNPGTSESKPEETMSVDGMEIDMPIFVVREAPTWVKPIKEFLVNGGLPADEAESRRIQRRSKAYTIVNGEMYMRSVTGVLQRCVEPEEGKEMLQEIHQGKYGHHASSRALVAKVFQHGFY, from the coding sequence ATGCCGGAAACAGAGTACTGgaggatgcactttgacggatcaaaGCTCAAGGAAGGACTTGGAGCCGGAGTGGTTATCACCTCACCAAAGGGGGGTAACCTGAGATATGTGCTGCAGATacacttcagggcatcaaacaatgtcgctgagtatgaggctttgGTCCAcggacttaaggtcgcaaaagaagttGGAGTGTGCCGGATCATATGCTATGGTGATTCGGAtctggtggtgcagcagtgttccggagtttGGGACGCAAAGGATGCCAACATGGCATCGTACCGGTTCTATGTGCAACAAATTGCCGGATTCTTTGAAGGgtgcgagtttcaccatgtgaCGCGGGCAGAGAACGAAGCAGCTAACACTTTGTCTAAGCTGGGCTCGTCTAGGCAAGAGATTCCTCACGGAATAGCCTTATCCCACCTAAGGAagccatcaatcaaaccaagttCGGAATCCAAATCAATTTTTATTCCGGAATCACATGGTGTTCCGATGGACATTGACAAGGTGAACCCGGGGACTGCCTCATCTAACCCGGGGACTTCAGAGTCGAAGCCAGAGGAAACTATGTCAGTGGACGGCATGGAGATCGATATGCCGATCTTTGTTGTTCgagaagcaccaacttgggtAAAACCAATCAAGGAGTTCCTGGTAAATGGCGgtttgccggctgacgaagctgAGTCGAGAAGGATCCAaaggaggtccaaagcttacaccattgTCAATGGTGAGATGTACATGAGAAGCGTCACAGGAGTGCTGCAGCGCTGTGTggagccggaagaaggaaaagaaatgctccaGGAAATCCACCAAGGAAAATATGGACACCATGCCTCGTCACGAGCTTTGGTTGCCAAAGTGTTCCAGCACGGATTCTACTAG